Proteins from one Mesoplodon densirostris isolate mMesDen1 chromosome 1, mMesDen1 primary haplotype, whole genome shotgun sequence genomic window:
- the LOC132485067 gene encoding proteasome subunit beta type-6-like — MAATLVAARGAWPAQAWGPEVITPDWENREVSTGTTIMAMQFEGGVVLGADSKTTTGSYIANQVTDKLTPIHDRTFCCHSGSAADTQAVADAVTYQLGFHSMELNEPLLVHMAASLFKEMCYRYREDLMSGIIIAGWDPQEGGQVYSVPMGGMMVRQSFAIGGSRISYIYGYVDATYREGMTKEECLQFTANALALTMEQDGSSGGVIRLAAIAESGVERQVLLGDQIPKFTIATLPPP, encoded by the coding sequence ATGGCGGCCACCTTAGTAGCTGCTCGGGGAGCGTGGCCGGCACAAGCCTGGGGGCCTGAGGTCATTACCCCCGACTGGGAAAATCGGGAGGTCTCAACAGGGACCACTATCATGGCCATGCAATTTGAAGGGGGCGTGGTTCTAGGAGCCGACTCCAAAACAACCACTGGGTCGTACATTGCCAATCAAGTGACTGACAAGCTGACCCCTATTCACGACCGTACTTTTTGCTGccactcaggctcagcagctgaTACCCAGGCAGTAGCTGACGCAGTCACTTATCAGCTTGGTTTCCACAGCATGGAGCTGAATGAGCCTCTGCTGGTACACATGGCAGCCAGCCTCTTTAAGGAGATGTGTTACCGATACCGAGAAGACTTGATGTCAGGAATCATCATTGCGGGTTGGGACCCCCAAGAAGGGGGACAGGTGTATTCAGTACCCATGGGGGGTATGATGGTAAGACAGTCCTTTGCCATCGGGGGCTCCAGGATTTCCTATATCTATGGCTATGTCGATGCTACCTACCGGGAGGGCATGACCAAGGAGGAATGTCTACAATTCACTGCCAATGCTCTCGCTTTGACCATGGAGCAGGATGGCTCCAGTGGAGGGGTGATCCGCCTGGCAGCCATTGCAGAATCAGGGGTAGAGCGGCAGGTACTTTTGGGAGACCAGATTCCCAAATTCACCATTGCCACTTTACCACCTCCCTGA